In one Sesamum indicum cultivar Zhongzhi No. 13 linkage group LG12, S_indicum_v1.0, whole genome shotgun sequence genomic region, the following are encoded:
- the LOC105175555 gene encoding squamosa promoter-binding protein 1, with product METSKEAGKRIAELDEEGEEDEDAGEDNKKKRALSPSKRRVSGAGGSTQRSCQVEDCTADMADARPYHRRHKVCEFHAKAAVVFLAGLQQRFCQQCSRFHELQEFDEAKRSCRRRLAGHNERRRKSSYDSH from the exons ATGGAAACAAGCAAAGAAGCAGGAAAACGGATCGCTGAATTGGATGAGGAAggtgaagaagatgaagacgCTGGTGAagataacaagaaaaaaagagctCTGAGTCCCTCTAAAAGAAGGGTGTCTGGCGCAGGAGGGTCAACGCAGCGTTCCTGTCAGGTGGAAGACTGCACGGCTGATATGGCTGATGCCAGGCCATACCATCGTCGGCATAAAGTTTGTGAATTCCATGCTAAGGCTGCAGTGGTTTTCCTTGCTGGGCTACAACAACGCTTCTGTCAGCAGTGCAGCAG GTTTCATGAGTTACAAGAGTTTGATGAAGCTAAACGAAGTTGCCGCAGGCGTTTGGCAGGACACAACGAGCGACGCCGCAAGAGCTCATATGATTCTCATTGA